GCTTTTTTATGTGCCACGGAGGGAGTGGATTATGACATCGAATTTCAAAAGAAAATCGGCACCGGTTTCTTCGGCGGCGAGGGTTTTATCATGCAGCGTTTATCCGGTAAAGGGACCGCCTGGGTGGAAATGGACGGGGAGTATGTGGTAAAGGAACTGGCCCCGGGAGAAAAGCTCCGTATGGAAACCGGAGCTCTTGGCATGTATGAAGCGGGGATGGATCTCAGTATTAATCTGGTAAAGGGCTTTAAGAACATGTTCCTGGGAGGGGAAGGGCTGTTTTTAACCACCATTGAAGGTCCGGGGAAAGTTTGGATTCAAACCATGCCCGCTCAAAACATGGCTTCAGAAATTGCAAGTTTCATCCCCTCGAGAAACGACCGTAAATAATTATAGATCCTTTGTACAGAGTTAACCGCACAAAGTTAAAACTTGCTTAATTAAGAATTAAGCAAGTTTTTTTCGTAGACTTTCACTACTTTTTTCGATCAGAATCATCAACAGGGCAATGCCTAGAATCAAAAGGCCTACTCGCTCCCAGTTGCGCCAGGTGATGTTGGTGGATAGCAGCGTTCCGATCCCTCCGGCTCCGATGATTCCTAAAATCGTTGAGGTACGGATATTGGACTCCAGTCGATATAAAACCAGAGTGATGAAATTAGGAAAGGTTTGGGGAAGAATCCCATAGCGGTAACTGTTCAGCTTGGTGCTTCCCGTTACCATAATTCCCTGTTGAATTTTGGAGCCTTCACTTTCGATGACTTCACTGTAGAGCTTTGTCATCACCCCCAGGGTATAAATTCCCAGAGCCATGGCTCCCGCCAGAGGGCCCGGTCCCACCCCCCGAAAGAAAATGATGGCCATTATTATCGGTGGAAAGGTCCTGAGGAGATTTACCAGCCCCTTTAGCACCATGGATACCCCGGGATGGGGTGCCGTATTGTATGCGGTGAAATAGGAAAGCACCACAGCGCCAATCCCTCCGGTTATGGTGGCAAACAGTGCTATATAAAGACTTTCCAGGAGCCCTTCCAACAGTCTTGGTGTGTAAGACAGGTCAATTTGGAGCATTCGTAAAATGATCTCTCTTCCCGAGGTGATCCCCAGGATCAGCCGCTCCAGGGTAATATCCAAACTGAAGGACAGCCACAGTACTCCCAGAACAAAGAGAAGCATAATCCCTCCCCATTTTTTTTGTTGCTGCACTTTAAAGGAGGCAATGGATTTCCTGGGGATATAGAATTTTTTCAGGTTATTACGTATAAAAAGGCTGACCATATCGATGATAAGAATCGTCAGAAACAGTAAAATAATCAGGGTTGCCAGATTATCATAACGAAGATGATTTAAATCCCGCCACAGAATCTGACCGATGCCCCCGGCTCCCACCAGTCCCAGAATCGTGGCTGAGCGGATATTGATTTCTAAAACAATAAAATAAACCGACAGGCTGTATTCAAATATCTCCGGCAGAACCGCAAATCGAAGGACTTGTATTTTACTGCCTCCCACGGACTCCACACCCTGCAACAGGTTTTTGTTTAAGGTCTCGATGTACTCCCGAAGGAGCTTTACCGTTATCAGGA
The window above is part of the Isachenkonia alkalipeptolytica genome. Proteins encoded here:
- the phnE gene encoding phosphonate ABC transporter, permease protein PhnE; this encodes MKTLQDYIAKKKKKNRLWILGILLLWSLTAWGVSFDLSRMISGVPDMLNLLGRMLSPEFSYIKEALPRLLETIEMALVSTTLGVLLGVFFALFTAKNTTLHGLLPKIFGPLFTFFRTIPNLIWAAILVTVFSVGKFPGMIALTITAVLITVKLLREYIETLNKNLLQGVESVGGSKIQVLRFAVLPEIFEYSLSVYFIVLEINIRSATILGLVGAGGIGQILWRDLNHLRYDNLATLIILLFLTILIIDMVSLFIRNNLKKFYIPRKSIASFKVQQQKKWGGIMLLFVLGVLWLSFSLDITLERLILGITSGREIILRMLQIDLSYTPRLLEGLLESLYIALFATITGGIGAVVLSYFTAYNTAPHPGVSMVLKGLVNLLRTFPPIIMAIIFFRGVGPGPLAGAMALGIYTLGVMTKLYSEVIESEGSKIQQGIMVTGSTKLNSYRYGILPQTFPNFITLVLYRLESNIRTSTILGIIGAGGIGTLLSTNITWRNWERVGLLILGIALLMILIEKSSESLRKKLA
- a CDS encoding TIGR00266 family protein; the protein is MQSEIIGTVMPMVEIELDQGELIYAQTGAMQWMTENIDMQTNMRGGVFGAIKRGVSGENLFLAHFSAEKSGARVAFGHSFPGKIIEIDVGKKTMICQKRAFLCATEGVDYDIEFQKKIGTGFFGGEGFIMQRLSGKGTAWVEMDGEYVVKELAPGEKLRMETGALGMYEAGMDLSINLVKGFKNMFLGGEGLFLTTIEGPGKVWIQTMPAQNMASEIASFIPSRNDRK